A window of the Streptomyces finlayi genome harbors these coding sequences:
- a CDS encoding Mur ligase family protein, whose translation MAGNTEPLSPRAKLAVTAGKAAAAVSRAAGRGSGSVIGGRVALKLDPDLLGRLAQHLDVILVSATNGKTTTTRLIAEALGAAGPVVSNALGANMPAGITSALAGGSDAKYGVIEVDEKYLAGVARDTTPKVIALLNLSRDQLDRAAETRMLAEKWREGLSGSKAVVVANADDPLIVWAASSSPNVVWVAAGQAWKDDAWSCPSCGGVMQRPGDDWFCGECGFRRPAPSWALNGDYVLDPHGSAWPIHLQLPGRANKANATSSAAVAAVFGVPPQVALERMYQVQAVAGRYDVVTFLGRELRLLLAKNPAGWLETFSLIDPPPTPVILSVNARGADGTDTSWLWDVDYTQLYGHPIFVLGDRKLDLAVRLEVAGLEFRVCETLDEAVQLAPPGRIEVIANYTAFQDLRRRVGN comes from the coding sequence ATGGCAGGCAACACGGAGCCGTTGTCGCCGCGGGCCAAGCTCGCCGTGACGGCGGGCAAGGCCGCGGCGGCGGTGTCGCGCGCTGCGGGGCGCGGCAGCGGATCGGTGATCGGCGGCCGGGTGGCGCTCAAGCTCGACCCCGACCTGCTGGGGCGGCTGGCGCAGCACCTGGACGTGATCCTCGTGTCGGCGACGAACGGCAAGACGACCACCACCAGGCTGATCGCGGAGGCACTGGGGGCCGCGGGGCCCGTCGTGTCGAACGCGCTCGGCGCCAACATGCCGGCGGGTATCACCTCCGCGCTGGCGGGCGGCTCGGACGCGAAGTACGGCGTGATCGAGGTCGACGAGAAGTACCTCGCCGGGGTCGCACGCGACACGACGCCCAAGGTGATCGCGCTGCTCAACCTCTCGCGCGACCAGCTGGACCGCGCCGCGGAGACCCGGATGCTGGCCGAGAAGTGGCGTGAGGGCCTGTCCGGCTCGAAGGCCGTGGTCGTGGCCAACGCCGACGACCCGCTGATCGTCTGGGCGGCGTCCTCCTCCCCCAATGTCGTGTGGGTCGCGGCCGGTCAGGCGTGGAAGGACGACGCCTGGTCCTGCCCCTCGTGCGGTGGTGTGATGCAGCGCCCCGGCGACGACTGGTTCTGCGGCGAGTGCGGTTTCCGCCGCCCCGCCCCGAGCTGGGCGCTGAACGGCGACTACGTCCTGGACCCGCATGGTTCGGCCTGGCCGATCCATCTTCAGCTGCCCGGACGGGCGAACAAGGCGAACGCGACCAGCTCGGCCGCTGTCGCCGCGGTCTTCGGTGTGCCGCCGCAGGTCGCCCTGGAGCGCATGTACCAGGTGCAGGCCGTGGCGGGGCGCTACGACGTCGTCACCTTCCTCGGCCGTGAGCTGCGGCTCCTGCTGGCGAAGAACCCGGCGGGCTGGCTCGAGACGTTTTCCCTGATCGACCCGCCTCCCACGCCGGTGATCCTCTCCGTCAACGCCCGCGGTGCGGACGGCACGGACACGTCCTGGCTGTGGGACGTCGACTACACCCAGCTGTACGGCCACCCGATCTTCGTGCTCGGTGACCGCAAGCTGGACCTCGCGGTACGCCTTGAGGTGGCCGGTCTCGAGTTCCGGGTCTGCGAGACCCTGGACGAGGCCGTCCAGCTGGCGCCGCCCGGCCGTATCGAGGTCATTGCCAACTACACCGCCTTCCAGGATCTGCGCCGTCGTGTCGGCAACTGA
- the def gene encoding peptide deformylase: protein MRNRPIPGSSGLVRALSLFGDPALHSPCEDVTDFGPALARLVEDMFATMYAAQGVGLAANQIGVPLKVFVYDCPDDDDLRHLGHVVNPKLIEVDGITVRGPEGCLSLPGLEAGTERFDHAVVDGVDIDGNPVRINGTGWFARCLQHECDHLAGTVYTDRLTGLRRARALRAVRRAPWGPTG, encoded by the coding sequence ATGCGAAACCGCCCGATCCCCGGCAGTTCCGGACTCGTTCGTGCCCTGAGTCTGTTCGGCGACCCTGCCCTCCACAGCCCCTGCGAGGACGTCACCGACTTCGGGCCGGCCCTCGCCCGACTGGTCGAGGACATGTTCGCCACGATGTACGCGGCACAGGGTGTCGGGCTCGCCGCCAATCAGATCGGCGTCCCGTTGAAGGTGTTCGTGTACGACTGTCCGGATGACGATGATCTTCGTCACCTCGGGCACGTCGTGAACCCGAAACTGATCGAGGTGGACGGCATTACCGTACGCGGACCGGAAGGGTGTCTTTCACTTCCGGGCCTGGAGGCGGGTACCGAGCGCTTCGACCATGCCGTCGTGGACGGGGTGGACATCGACGGGAATCCGGTGCGGATCAACGGCACGGGCTGGTTCGCGCGGTGCCTCCAGCACGAGTGCGATCATCTCGCGGGCACCGTCTACACGGACCGGCTGACCGGGCTGCGGCGCGCCAGGGCGCTGCGCGCGGTCCGGCGGGCGCCGTGGGGGCCGACCGGCTGA
- a CDS encoding TetR family transcriptional regulator, protein METTRQAERQRSAAERRRRELLEAADRVVLRDGPKASMNAIAAEAGITKPILYRHFGDKGGLYRALAKRHTDALLSALRAALDAPAERRERVEATLDTYLAAIEARPQVYRFLMHPSDDAAPSPEQGFDVGRHSAPLLRRLGEELGKVIAERVDLGPDNEQMARIWGHGIVGMMHAAGDWWLGDRPCSRAQLVRSLADLLWGRLAEAGDRPGGTGF, encoded by the coding sequence ATGGAGACCACACGACAGGCCGAGCGCCAGCGGAGCGCGGCCGAGCGCCGCCGCCGCGAACTGCTCGAGGCCGCGGACCGAGTGGTGCTCAGGGACGGCCCCAAGGCGTCGATGAACGCGATCGCCGCCGAGGCCGGGATCACCAAACCCATCCTCTACCGTCACTTCGGCGACAAGGGCGGGCTCTACCGCGCGCTCGCCAAACGTCACACCGATGCGCTGCTCAGCGCTCTGCGCGCGGCGCTCGACGCGCCCGCGGAGCGGAGGGAGCGGGTCGAGGCGACGCTCGACACCTACCTCGCGGCGATCGAGGCCCGCCCGCAGGTCTACCGCTTCCTGATGCACCCCTCCGACGACGCAGCACCTTCGCCCGAGCAGGGCTTCGACGTGGGCCGGCACTCGGCCCCGCTGCTGCGCCGCCTCGGGGAGGAACTGGGAAAGGTGATCGCCGAACGGGTGGATCTGGGGCCGGACAACGAGCAGATGGCCCGTATCTGGGGCCATGGGATCGTCGGCATGATGCACGCGGCGGGCGACTGGTGGCTGGGCGACCGCCCTTGCTCACGCGCCCAGTTGGTGCGCAGCCTCGCCGATCTGCTCTGGGGCAGGCTCGCCGAGGCGGGCGACCGTCCCGGCGGCACCGGCTTCTGA
- a CDS encoding acyl-CoA dehydrogenase family protein, which translates to MAEFTLDLNDDQKQVRDWLHGFAADVIRPAASEWDEREETPWPVIQEAAKVGIYSLDFYAQQFFDPTGLGIPMAMEELFWGDAGIALSIVGTGLAAVGVLANGTEEQIGTWIPQMYGDANDVKVAAFCSSEPDAGSDVGAMRTRAVYDEAKDEWVLNGTKTWATNGGIANVHVVVAVVDAELGSKGHASFIVPPDTAGLSQGQKFKKHGIRASHTAEVVLEDVRVPGSCLLGGKDKLDERMARARERARSGGGERVKNAAMATFEASRPAVGAMAVGTARAAYEVALDYAKTRTQFGRPIIDNQGIAFQLADMRTQIDAARLLVWRASWMATTGKPFTSAEGSMSKLYASETAKKVTAQAIQILGGNGFTREYPVERMHRDAAIYTIFEGTSEIQRLVIARTLSGMPIR; encoded by the coding sequence ATGGCCGAGTTCACGCTCGATCTCAACGACGATCAAAAGCAGGTCCGGGACTGGCTCCACGGCTTCGCGGCGGATGTCATCCGGCCGGCCGCTTCGGAGTGGGACGAGCGTGAGGAGACGCCCTGGCCCGTCATCCAGGAGGCCGCCAAGGTAGGCATCTACTCCCTCGATTTCTACGCGCAGCAGTTCTTCGACCCCACGGGCCTCGGTATCCCCATGGCCATGGAGGAGCTCTTCTGGGGCGACGCGGGCATCGCCCTCTCCATCGTCGGTACGGGCCTGGCGGCCGTGGGCGTCCTCGCCAACGGTACCGAGGAGCAGATCGGCACCTGGATCCCGCAGATGTACGGCGACGCGAACGACGTGAAGGTCGCCGCCTTCTGCTCCTCCGAGCCGGACGCGGGCTCCGACGTGGGGGCGATGCGCACCCGCGCGGTCTACGACGAGGCCAAGGACGAATGGGTCCTCAACGGGACGAAGACCTGGGCCACCAACGGCGGGATCGCCAACGTCCACGTCGTCGTCGCGGTCGTCGACGCGGAGCTCGGCTCGAAGGGGCACGCCTCCTTCATCGTCCCGCCGGACACCGCGGGGCTCTCCCAGGGCCAGAAGTTCAAGAAGCACGGCATCCGCGCCTCGCATACCGCAGAGGTCGTCCTGGAGGACGTGCGGGTGCCGGGCAGCTGTCTGCTGGGCGGCAAGGATAAGCTCGACGAGCGCATGGCCCGGGCCCGCGAGCGGGCCAGGTCCGGTGGCGGCGAGCGTGTCAAGAACGCCGCGATGGCCACCTTCGAGGCCTCGCGTCCCGCCGTCGGCGCCATGGCCGTGGGAACGGCCCGCGCCGCGTACGAGGTCGCGCTGGACTACGCGAAGACCCGGACGCAGTTCGGCCGCCCGATCATCGACAACCAGGGCATCGCCTTCCAGCTCGCCGACATGCGGACGCAGATCGACGCGGCCCGGCTGCTGGTCTGGCGCGCCTCCTGGATGGCGACCACCGGCAAGCCGTTCACCTCGGCGGAGGGTTCCATGTCGAAGCTCTACGCGAGCGAGACGGCCAAGAAGGTCACCGCGCAGGCCATCCAGATCCTCGGCGGCAACGGCTTCACCCGTGAGTACCCGGTGGAGCGGATGCACCGGGACGCCGCGATCTACACGATCTTCGAGGGAACCAGCGAGATCCAGCGCCTCGTGATCGCCCGCACGCTGTCTGGCATGCCGATCCGCTGA
- a CDS encoding glutathione peroxidase: MTLYDIPLHTLTGEPTTLGAYRGQALLVVNVASKCGLTPQYEGLERLQKQYGDRGFTVLGVPCNQFAGQEPGSAEEIQSFCSATYGVSFPLLEKLDVNGDGRHPLYTELTKLADADGAAGDVQWNFEKFLISPAGEPVARIRPRTGPEDSEVVAAIEAQLPA; encoded by the coding sequence ATGACGCTGTACGACATCCCGCTCCACACGCTCACCGGCGAGCCGACCACGCTCGGCGCCTACCGGGGCCAGGCCCTCCTGGTCGTGAACGTGGCCTCGAAGTGCGGACTCACCCCGCAGTACGAAGGCCTGGAGCGGCTCCAGAAGCAGTACGGCGACCGCGGCTTCACCGTCCTCGGCGTCCCCTGCAACCAGTTCGCGGGCCAGGAGCCGGGCAGCGCCGAGGAGATCCAGAGCTTCTGCTCGGCCACGTACGGGGTCAGCTTCCCGCTCCTGGAGAAGCTCGACGTCAACGGAGACGGCCGCCACCCGCTGTACACGGAGCTGACGAAGCTCGCGGACGCGGACGGTGCCGCAGGTGACGTCCAGTGGAACTTCGAGAAGTTCCTGATCTCCCCGGCGGGCGAGCCGGTCGCCCGCATCCGCCCCCGCACCGGGCCCGAGGACTCCGAGGTCGTCGCGGCCATCGAGGCCCAGTTGCCGGCCTGA
- a CDS encoding GNAT family N-acetyltransferase, which produces MTEIVLVSGPELVTYADELAALLVETVDGGASVGFLAPLARGEAAAWWRERAASVDAGHHLVWLARDGERVAGTIGLSRPPLPNARHRAEVAKLMVRPSARGRGLGRHLLSAVEEEAAGAGVTLLTLDTESGSSAERLYRAAGWTECGSIPDYASDPAGVLKPTTLYYKTVGAARTSGAAQ; this is translated from the coding sequence ATGACCGAGATCGTCCTCGTGAGCGGCCCCGAACTGGTCACGTACGCCGACGAACTGGCGGCCCTCCTGGTGGAGACCGTCGACGGCGGGGCCTCGGTGGGCTTCCTCGCTCCCCTCGCCCGCGGCGAGGCCGCAGCCTGGTGGCGCGAGCGCGCCGCGTCCGTCGACGCCGGGCATCATCTGGTGTGGCTCGCCCGCGACGGGGAACGCGTGGCTGGCACGATCGGCCTGAGCAGGCCGCCCCTCCCCAATGCCCGTCATCGCGCCGAGGTGGCGAAGCTGATGGTCAGGCCCTCGGCCAGGGGGCGGGGACTCGGCCGGCACCTGCTCTCGGCGGTCGAGGAGGAGGCGGCCGGGGCGGGGGTGACGCTGCTGACGCTGGACACCGAGTCGGGCAGCTCCGCTGAACGTCTCTACCGCGCGGCGGGCTGGACGGAGTGCGGGTCGATTCCGGATTACGCGAGCGACCCGGCCGGCGTACTCAAGCCGACCACCTTGTACTACAAGACAGTGGGCGCCGCCCGTACGTCCGGGGCAGCACAATGA
- a CDS encoding helix-turn-helix domain-containing protein — translation MREVESPESSSVDARLAARLGELRTGRGWSLDELSRRSGVSRSTLSRLERGEISPTAALLGRLCTVYGRTMSRLLMEVETEPPLLVPAGRQPVWRDAASGFVRRSVSPPHAGLRGEVIEGRLEAGATVAYEDPPVAGLEQHLWVLEGALEITVHGSVHPVGTGDCLRFRLHGPSRFHCPGPGPVRYALLIVLP, via the coding sequence ATGAGAGAGGTGGAGAGTCCGGAGTCCAGCTCCGTCGATGCCCGGCTGGCCGCCCGGCTGGGCGAGCTTCGTACCGGGCGCGGCTGGTCGCTGGACGAGCTGTCCCGGCGGAGCGGGGTGAGCCGCTCGACGCTGTCGCGGCTGGAGCGCGGCGAGATCAGTCCGACCGCCGCTCTCCTGGGACGACTGTGCACGGTGTACGGGCGGACCATGTCGCGCCTGCTGATGGAGGTGGAGACGGAACCTCCGCTGCTGGTGCCCGCCGGGCGGCAGCCCGTGTGGCGGGACGCGGCTTCCGGTTTCGTCCGCCGCTCGGTCTCGCCGCCGCACGCCGGGCTGCGCGGCGAGGTGATCGAGGGCAGGCTCGAAGCGGGCGCCACCGTCGCGTACGAGGACCCGCCCGTGGCCGGCCTCGAACAGCATCTCTGGGTCCTTGAGGGCGCATTGGAGATCACGGTCCACGGGAGCGTCCACCCGGTGGGCACCGGTGACTGCCTGCGTTTCCGGCTGCACGGGCCCTCCCGCTTCCACTGCCCGGGGCCGGGCCCGGTCCGCTACGCCCTTCTGATCGTCCTTCCCTGA
- a CDS encoding DUF6011 domain-containing protein, whose protein sequence is MPPTDPGADPLPGTDAATGPRLVRCRMCGRPLTGTHSRRTGLGPACDAKLHPAGPDIRTRRHEADQDTLPGL, encoded by the coding sequence GTGCCGCCCACGGATCCCGGGGCCGACCCGCTGCCCGGAACCGACGCGGCCACCGGCCCGCGCCTTGTGCGCTGTCGCATGTGCGGGCGCCCCCTCACCGGTACCCACTCACGCCGAACCGGCCTGGGGCCCGCCTGTGACGCCAAACTCCACCCGGCGGGCCCCGACATCCGCACCCGGCGCCACGAGGCCGACCAGGACACGCTGCCGGGCCTCTGA
- a CDS encoding acyl-CoA thioesterase, whose amino-acid sequence MTNPAERLVDLLDLERIEVDIFRGRSPQESLQRVFGGQVAGQALVAAGRTTDGGRPVHSLHAYFLRPGRPGVPIVYQVERVRDGRSFTTRRVTAVQEGRTIFNLTASFHRPEEGGIEHQLPPARVVPDPDELPTVAEEVREHLGALPEALERMARRQPFDIRYVDRLRWTQEEIKDADPRSAVWMRAVGPLGDDPLVHTCALTYASDMTLLDAVRIPVEPLWGPRGFDMASLDHAMWFHRPFRADEWFLYDQESPIATGGRGLARGRIYDREGQLLVSVVQEGLFRRLDA is encoded by the coding sequence ATGACGAACCCCGCCGAGCGTCTGGTCGACCTGCTCGACCTGGAGCGGATCGAGGTCGACATCTTCCGTGGCCGCAGCCCGCAGGAGTCCCTCCAGCGGGTCTTCGGCGGGCAGGTCGCCGGGCAGGCGCTGGTGGCTGCGGGACGCACCACCGACGGCGGCCGCCCGGTCCACTCGCTGCACGCCTACTTCCTGCGTCCAGGACGCCCCGGCGTGCCGATCGTCTATCAGGTCGAGCGGGTACGGGACGGCCGGTCCTTCACCACCCGCCGGGTCACGGCCGTGCAGGAGGGCCGGACGATCTTCAACCTGACTGCCTCGTTCCACCGCCCGGAGGAGGGCGGCATCGAGCACCAGCTGCCGCCGGCCCGCGTGGTCCCGGACCCCGACGAGCTGCCGACCGTCGCCGAGGAGGTACGTGAGCACCTGGGCGCCCTGCCGGAGGCGCTGGAGCGGATGGCCAGGCGCCAGCCGTTCGACATCCGTTACGTGGACCGGCTGCGCTGGACTCAGGAGGAGATCAAGGACGCGGACCCGCGCAGCGCCGTGTGGATGCGGGCGGTCGGCCCGCTGGGCGACGATCCGCTCGTCCACACCTGCGCACTCACGTACGCGAGTGACATGACGCTGCTCGACGCGGTCAGGATCCCGGTGGAACCCCTGTGGGGCCCGCGCGGCTTCGACATGGCGTCACTGGACCACGCGATGTGGTTCCACCGGCCGTTCCGGGCGGACGAGTGGTTCCTGTACGACCAGGAGTCACCGATCGCGACGGGCGGGCGAGGGCTGGCCCGCGGCCGCATCTACGACCGCGAGGGGCAGTTGCTGGTGTCGGTGGTGCAGGAGGGGCTGTTCCGGCGGCTCGACGCCTGA
- a CDS encoding RNA-guided endonuclease InsQ/TnpB family protein: MTTKQVKRAFKYRFCPTDAQAVELSRTFGCVRKVYNLALAARSEAWTLRQERVNYNATSVMLTSWKKTDELAYLSGVSSVPLQQTLRHLQGAFGNFWQKRAKYPAFKSRKKSRKSAEYTTSGFRYRDGKLTLAKMSEPLDIVWSRPLPEGATPSTVTVSQDPAGRWFVSMLCDDIPATMPQTTNTVGIDAGITSLVTLSTGEKVTNPRFERKDRARLAKAQRVLAKKARGDGANRAKARRKVAKVHARITDRRRDHLHKLTTRLVRENQTIVIEDLTVRNMVKNHFLARAISDAAWSTMRGMLEYKCAWHGRDLVAIDRWFPSSRLCSACGTLQGKMPLNIRMWTCRCGVTHDRDVNAAKNVLAEGLSVTVCGAGVRPQRSSPGGQSATKQKTPRREP; this comes from the coding sequence ATGACCACGAAGCAGGTGAAGCGGGCGTTCAAGTACCGCTTCTGTCCGACCGATGCGCAGGCGGTCGAGCTGTCGCGCACGTTCGGCTGCGTTCGCAAGGTCTACAACCTGGCGCTCGCCGCACGGTCCGAGGCGTGGACGCTCCGTCAGGAGCGGGTCAACTACAACGCCACCTCCGTGATGCTCACCTCGTGGAAGAAGACCGACGAGCTGGCCTACCTGTCCGGGGTTTCGTCTGTGCCGTTGCAGCAGACGTTGCGGCATCTGCAAGGAGCGTTCGGGAACTTCTGGCAGAAGCGGGCCAAGTACCCGGCCTTCAAGTCCCGGAAGAAGTCGCGGAAGTCCGCTGAGTACACCACCAGCGGTTTCCGCTACCGGGACGGCAAGCTGACCCTCGCCAAGATGAGCGAACCGCTCGACATCGTGTGGTCCCGCCCCCTTCCCGAAGGTGCGACGCCGTCCACGGTGACGGTTTCGCAGGATCCGGCTGGGCGCTGGTTCGTGTCGATGCTGTGCGACGACATCCCCGCAACCATGCCCCAGACCACGAACACGGTCGGGATCGACGCCGGGATCACCAGCCTGGTGACGCTCTCCACCGGAGAGAAGGTCACCAACCCCAGGTTCGAGCGCAAGGACCGCGCCCGTCTCGCCAAGGCTCAGCGGGTGCTGGCGAAGAAGGCCAGGGGTGACGGAGCGAACCGGGCCAAGGCCCGGCGCAAGGTCGCCAAGGTCCATGCCCGCATTACCGACCGCAGGCGTGACCACCTGCACAAGCTGACCACTCGACTCGTTCGTGAAAACCAAACGATCGTGATCGAAGATCTCACCGTACGCAACATGGTCAAGAACCATTTTCTGGCCCGCGCCATCTCGGATGCTGCCTGGAGCACGATGCGCGGCATGCTGGAGTACAAGTGCGCCTGGCACGGAAGGGACCTGGTCGCCATCGACCGCTGGTTCCCCTCCTCCAGGCTGTGCTCCGCCTGCGGCACCTTGCAGGGCAAGATGCCGCTGAACATCCGTATGTGGACGTGTAGGTGCGGTGTCACTCACGACCGTGACGTGAACGCCGCGAAGAACGTACTGGCCGAGGGGCTCTCGGTGACAGTCTGTGGAGCCGGTGTAAGACCTCAACGGAGTTCTCCGGGCGGGCAGTCGGCGACGAAGCAGAAAACCCCACGGCGCGAGCCGTAG
- a CDS encoding DEAD/DEAH box helicase encodes MTLIDQLPPTADPDALFEAFSSWTETQGITLYPAQEEALIEVVSGANVILSTPTGSGKSLVAAGAHFTALAQDKVTFYTAPIKALVSEKFFDLCKLFGTENVGMLTGDASVNADAPVICCTAEVLASIALRDGKYADVGQVVMDEFHFYAEQDRGWAWQIPILELPQAQFVLMSATLGDVAMFEKDLTRRTGRPTSVVRSASRPVPLSYEYRLTPITETLTELLDTRQSPVYIVHFTQAAAVERAQSLMSINMCTKEEKEKIADLIGSFRFTTKFGQNLSRYVRHGIGVHHAGMLPKYRRLVEKLAQAGLLKVICGTDTLGVGVNVPIRTVLFTALTKYDGTRVRTLRAREFHQIAGRAGRAGFDTAGFVVAQAPEHVIENEKAVKKAGDDVKKKRKVVRKKAPEGFVAWSETTFDKLIQSDPEPLTSRFRVTHTMLLSVIARPGNAFEAMRHLLEDNHEPRKAQLRHIRRAIAIYRSLLDGGVVEQLDKPDADGRIVRLTVDLQQDFALNQPLSTFALASFDLLDVESPSYALDMVSVVESTLDDPRQILAAQQNKARGEAVGQMKADGIEYEERMELLQDVTYPKPLSELLWHAYEVYRTSHPWVGDHPVSPKSVIRDMYERAMTFAEFTSHYELARTEGIVLRYLAGAYKALEHTIPDDLKSEDLEDLTAWLGEMVRQVDSSLLDEWEQLANPEVETAEQAQERADEVKPVTANARAFRVLVRNAMFRRVELAALDRVRELGELDGDSGWDEDAWGEAMDGYWDAHEDLGTGPDARGPKLLKIDEDREHGLWRVWQAFADPAGDHDWGISAEVDLAASDEEGRAVVRVTSVGQL; translated from the coding sequence GTGACCCTCATCGATCAGCTGCCCCCGACCGCCGACCCGGACGCCCTCTTCGAGGCCTTCTCGTCATGGACCGAGACCCAGGGGATCACGCTGTATCCCGCCCAGGAAGAGGCGCTGATCGAGGTGGTTTCGGGGGCGAACGTGATCCTTTCCACGCCCACGGGCTCCGGAAAGAGCCTGGTCGCCGCCGGAGCGCACTTCACCGCGCTGGCCCAGGACAAGGTCACCTTCTACACCGCGCCGATCAAGGCGCTTGTCTCGGAGAAGTTCTTCGATCTGTGCAAGCTCTTCGGCACGGAGAACGTCGGCATGCTGACCGGCGACGCCTCGGTCAACGCCGACGCCCCCGTCATCTGCTGCACGGCCGAGGTGCTGGCCTCGATCGCGCTGCGCGACGGCAAGTACGCCGATGTCGGCCAGGTCGTGATGGACGAGTTCCACTTCTACGCCGAGCAGGACCGCGGCTGGGCCTGGCAGATCCCGATCCTGGAACTCCCGCAGGCCCAGTTCGTCCTGATGTCCGCGACCCTCGGCGATGTCGCGATGTTCGAGAAGGACCTCACGCGCCGCACCGGCCGCCCCACCTCGGTGGTGCGCTCGGCGAGCCGGCCGGTCCCGCTCAGTTACGAGTACCGGCTGACACCGATCACCGAGACGCTCACCGAGCTGCTGGACACCCGCCAGTCCCCTGTCTACATCGTGCACTTCACCCAGGCCGCCGCCGTCGAGCGGGCGCAGTCGCTCATGAGCATCAACATGTGCACCAAGGAGGAGAAGGAGAAGATCGCCGACCTGATCGGCAGCTTCCGCTTCACCACCAAGTTCGGCCAGAACCTCTCGCGCTACGTGCGCCACGGCATCGGTGTGCACCACGCGGGGATGCTGCCCAAGTACCGCCGCCTGGTGGAGAAGCTCGCCCAGGCGGGTCTGCTGAAGGTGATCTGCGGTACGGACACGCTCGGTGTCGGCGTCAACGTGCCCATCCGCACGGTGCTGTTCACCGCACTCACCAAATACGACGGCACCCGGGTCCGCACGCTGCGCGCCAGGGAGTTCCACCAGATCGCCGGCCGCGCAGGGCGGGCCGGGTTCGACACGGCGGGCTTCGTCGTCGCCCAGGCACCCGAGCACGTCATCGAGAACGAGAAGGCCGTCAAGAAGGCGGGCGACGACGTGAAGAAGAAGCGCAAGGTGGTCCGCAAGAAGGCCCCCGAGGGCTTCGTCGCCTGGTCGGAGACCACCTTCGACAAGCTGATCCAGTCCGACCCGGAGCCGCTGACCTCGCGCTTCCGGGTCACGCACACGATGCTGCTGTCCGTGATCGCCCGGCCCGGCAACGCCTTCGAGGCGATGCGTCATCTGCTGGAGGACAACCACGAGCCGCGCAAGGCGCAGCTGCGTCACATCAGGCGGGCCATCGCCATCTACCGTTCGCTGCTCGACGGCGGTGTGGTGGAGCAGCTGGACAAGCCGGATGCCGACGGCCGGATCGTACGCCTCACCGTCGACCTCCAGCAGGACTTCGCGCTCAACCAGCCGCTGTCCACCTTCGCGCTGGCCTCGTTCGACCTGCTGGACGTCGAATCCCCCTCGTACGCCCTGGACATGGTCTCCGTCGTCGAGTCCACCCTGGACGACCCCCGGCAGATCCTCGCCGCCCAGCAGAACAAGGCCCGGGGCGAGGCGGTCGGGCAGATGAAGGCGGACGGGATCGAGTACGAGGAGCGCATGGAGCTGCTCCAGGACGTCACCTACCCGAAGCCGCTGAGCGAGCTGCTGTGGCACGCGTACGAGGTCTACCGCACGAGCCATCCGTGGGTCGGCGACCACCCCGTGTCGCCGAAGTCGGTGATCCGGGACATGTACGAACGCGCCATGACCTTCGCGGAGTTCACCTCGCACTACGAGCTTGCGCGCACCGAGGGCATCGTCCTGCGCTATCTGGCGGGCGCGTACAAGGCTCTTGAGCACACGATCCCGGACGACCTGAAGTCGGAGGACCTGGAGGATCTGACCGCCTGGCTCGGCGAGATGGTCCGTCAGGTGGACTCCAGCCTCCTGGACGAGTGGGAGCAGCTCGCCAACCCGGAGGTGGAGACCGCCGAGCAGGCGCAGGAGCGGGCCGACGAGGTCAAGCCGGTCACGGCGAACGCGCGCGCCTTCCGGGTCCTGGTACGCAACGCGATGTTCCGCAGGGTGGAGCTGGCCGCGCTGGACCGCGTGCGCGAACTCGGCGAGCTGGACGGCGATTCGGGCTGGGACGAGGACGCCTGGGGCGAGGCGATGGACGGGTACTGGGACGCGCACGAGGACCTGGGAACCGGCCCCGACGCCCGCGGCCCGAAGCTGCTGAAGATCGACGAGGACCGGGAGCACGGCCTGTGGCGGGTCTGGCAGGCTTTCGCGGACCCGGCCGGGGACCACGACTGGGGCATCAGTGCCGAGGTCGATCTGGCCGCGTCCGACGAGGAGGGCCGGGCGGTCGTCCGGGTCACTTCCGTGGGGCAGCTGTAG